In Littorina saxatilis isolate snail1 unplaced genomic scaffold, US_GU_Lsax_2.0 scaffold_309, whole genome shotgun sequence, the DNA window CATGTATTGGAGCCATTCTTCCGTTCTGGGGACGAAATCCGTCtgttgaaaaaaacccaactactgtttgtgttttactttacccatacacacgcacacgtttttgttcctctttttttctcttcatcctctttttgttctgttttcttcTCCTGTCCACGACATTACTGCTTCCCCTCAAACCTATGATGTACTTTTTCCGTGCATGGTTTATCCCTGTCTCTTCCCAGAGACCAGGCAGTCCGGTTACAGTAGCTCGGGTACTTTGTATCTCCCCCAAACTCATCAACTTAAGTTCATTACAGACAAAATAATTAGCATAGCCGCTAATTGAACAGTGTATaggctctctttttcttttctctcctcGACATTCAACCCATGGTCCCCCTCGACCACTACCATCTTTGACGCAATGTCACTGTCACAGTGTCAGAAAACTCACTGCCTTCTTCGGCATCATACAATTCATCATCTGACAGAGACTCGTCAGTGGTAAGACATAATGCATTCTCATCATACTCCAAGTCCAACTCCTTTGGATCAGACACACCTGAATGACAAtgcttctcaattaaaaatgtacacatgctTTTATGTGAGTTAGGGAagtataaatagagaatactatgtatggcttgctgtgtcgtaccagattttcatgagttgtttttttaaatattgaactgcgagcgaaagcgagctattcactattttaaaaagcaacgagtgtaaatctggtacaaaacagcaagccatgtagtattctgtttatcctacatactgtacttacgtgtattttactgaaaatgtcctgcagtcgaggcagctaaattgaagacgcttgttttggaacctcgatctcttctaaagcctcgtgcaatctattacgtcaaagcaaagaaacgtcactctgaaagtgtggcttgacgtgttagttctaaaaattcatcgaaggtaattagcgagcgcaatcttttttcttctataatgacgtttgtctcggtgactttggcatcataagcagtggaaaaacaggtccctgccagacttgcttgacatgacctcatttacatgatatacacacgtgtgatttgaacgattattatctcacgagtgtctctctcacgtatgtaggatgatattattaatcaaatgaaaatttactaataaaatgttctattatgtcACTAGTGGAACCAGGAGGCCGAGGCCAGAGATTTAAAACAAGGGAGTACTTCCCACATTTCTCATACGGCCAAAGAATGGTGCAGGCTGCACTGGCTAAGAGTCTACCTGCCATACCATTGCCAGATGACACCAGCAATCATCCAGGTACAATGTAAtcccatttttattttgttgaatgGCAAGATTTAACCAGAAAGTAAGGAACTAACTCAGGGGTTCCACttattgcacacacaaaagtatacGCAGTTTTCAGCCTCCGTACACATTTTCACCGACATGTTGCATTTTGTCACGCAAAATTACAATTGCACTCAAAACACTAAATAGCCACGAAGAGAGCACCTGAACTCCCACCTCTGATTCTCCCCACCCGCCTTGTTCATCACTGTTAACACTCGTGTACTTATCGCCAGAGGCCATAGTACCAGTGCTCTACCGAATTGAATCTTTATTCCTTAGGTCACTGCCACCGGCGATAGCCTTATGAATGACCAGCTCTACCGAAGAGGAAGATTGCATTACATTtctttggggagggggggggggggggggtcatgagTCACAGAATAAATAATTGATCCTGCTgtgttcagcaaaacaatggtCTGCCTTATCACACATGCCATTAGTTTGGTGCACTGCCGATTCAGTTTACAGGCCAGGGGTGTCCGGGTCTACTCTGATTACATCGGACTGACCCACAGTGATTGTTTTTCAGGCTGAAATATCTTCCATTTAGCGCCATGCAAATAGTTCAGTTCCTCGCTTAGAGGCCTATTACCTGTACAGAGCCACTGCAAAACGCAAACAGACCGATCTGTCGTCGGAAAGTGAAAGAACAGAATCTGATGAAGGGACTTCTTTtagttaggcctaaaaaaaaaataggtgtggttacggtaacccgacctaccctatttttatgGGCCGatctataactttttattacatttgtcaaaaaaaaaaaaaaacgagtgcaaaaaacgcaatgaaagcgaaagcgcccgagtcgcacacttatttccctgtcaagtggggtttaatttgtacacattagaaaaaaaagtaaaaaaaaaaaaaaaagtgattgcctacctacctaccctattttttggggctatgttaccgtaaccacacctatttttttttttggccttacctatCATCATCATgtccagtgatggcgctagtacttttttcaaaccggtacgcaaacttttatgaagcaaacagtccagaaaaaaacggtaggctggtcattggaaccagttagAATCCagctcagagtactggttttataGTTTTGCCAGCGAAAAAAgaccggtagttctaaaaatcaacggcagccaattttgttccgggaTTTTttcgtttcaaccggtaaaataccggtaattaccggttaacgccaacaCTGCATGTCTTCTCAATCGTAGTGAGAAAAACACACTTCTCCTTCGCGTTTTTTCCCCCAATTAAGTTTGTAATGGTACGCGTTTTCCCCGGCTCATACGCATTTTTTCAGTCATGTTGTGTATGCAAACGCAAAAAGCAAAAACCCAGTGGAACCCCTGACTAACTAACTGTTATGCAATACTTCTGGAGGGGTGATCACACTACAGTTAACACAGTTTAGTTATGACTAAGATATGTAGTTAAATTGCTATTCTGATACACATTGGAGAATTCAGGGTTATGATTTGATAGTCTCACATGTACATGGACCTATTTCGGTCATAAGGCCATATATGTCAACGGAAGCTGCTCAATatcctatatatatatttacaacAATAAAGCATGCTTCCTGTTTCATCACCGTGGATGAATTAAGTGCTTGCATGCACATACCTGGTCAGGTTTGCTTCTGTTACTGGTCGACAGACGATATAGTTTgtacaaaaactaaattcttgccGTCTATGAAATACATCCCTGGTAAAAATTCAATTCCTGCAACACACCTTGCAAAACTAGTAGCTGCAGTCTAGCAGACGGTCTTTCCAGTGCTTTGTAATGAATCGGCAATATTGCCTTTGCCTATGCAACGCTCATATATATGCAGATCCCAATCTGATGAATGGACTGACCCACAGTTAACAGAGAAAATAGAGGACCCACTAGAGAAAATGCTGAATTCTTGGGATGTAGTCTGatgatagacggaagacagacaatagacggaagacagacaatagacagaagatagatggaagacagacaatagttGGAAGACAGATGGTAGAtcgaagacagacaatagacggaagacagacgatagacggaagacagacgatagatggaagacagacaatagacggaagacagacaatagacggaagacagacgatagatggaagacagacgatagatagaagatagacggaagacagacaatagacagaagacagacaatagatggaagacagacaatagacggaagacagacaatagatggaagacagacgGAAGACAtacaatagacggaagacagacggtagatggaagacagacgatagacggaagacagacgatgTAGTCTGACGATAGacgatacatatatatacggaCGTTCAACCAGTATTTGGCTTCAGCTTGATTCAGGAACAAGAGGGCGACTGCAACTGAGTCGCATGTATAGACAAACCATAATGCCTTTCTCCAGTCCAGTCTATGAAATAGGACTTACAGCTGATCTAGCTGGACTCTACGCAAGCTTCAGTACGAATGAAGTAAAATCTCCCATATCAAatttattatacacaaatatgaaAACAGTTAACTAGACTGTTCTAACTGTAAACCAACGTAAAGGGGAAATATGAAGCTCAAAAACAGGTTAAGTCCCAAGCATCATGCAaccacaggcgctttctgtctgtctttcctacAGTTGACTGCAGCTTCGAACCACAGGCGCTTGTGACAGAGGACTCTATAAGCAGCCATCACTCAGTTGACTCCCAAATGGTGAGTTTTTATAGAGTAGATTATTTGTTGCCCTGTCTGAAGATATTTTGTTTTTGCGATTTGATTTGTTAAATGTTTGACCTGCATTACTTGTGAGTTTCCTGTGATGACCAAGGCAATGAAATATGTTTGCTATCTGCAGTCTATGCTCTTTTGCCTCTGAAAAACATGCATCAGAGTTGTGCATTCTTTTTCAGCAACTGgttctttttctcagacaaaataaggcatttataatgaaaaaagaacaaaaatatacggtcgaaacagatcaccaacaaaggctaacaagttcagttGAGTTGCCAGTTGGAAGGAACAGCGAAGAATGTCCCAGTTACTTCCTCAGTCGTACTCTTTTTGATTGTTcgatttggcaattctgaacgatggcaggaactgaagtgcgccaggcagtatcagcgaagtcctctggctcattttctgtgccCACGAAAGCTTCCAGGTAGGCTATTTGTCGGTATCGGCGGACTGCATAATAATGTTGTCGAAGCTCAGTCTCGCTTACGACGCATCCAAAATGGCATCCTCCGACGGTGCTGTGACTGTGTGAAAGATGTCTTCAAATCACTTAGCACATTTGAAAAAATCCTATGTAACAAGCTGACCAGGATTGAGATAATCGGAAAACGTGGCCGAATTGTCCCAATTCTCATGACTGCACAGGTGAAAGCAGCTGTGGAACTGCTTGTGCAAAAAAGGGATGATGCTGGTGTCAGCGGCTCCAACAAATTTGTGTTTTCTTGCTCATTCTTTCAGTCGGAGGGGCACATTCGGGGATCTGACACGCTTCGAAAGTTTGTGACATCAGCGCAGTTGGCAGAGCCACAGTTCATCACATCTACTTCACTTCGAAAGCAGGTTGCTACTCTGTCCCAGATAGTCAGTTTGAAGGACAACGAGCTGGATGCCCTTGCTCAGTTTATGGGACACCGCGAGTACTACCGCCTCCCATCAGACATGATGCAGTTGGCCAAAGTCAGCAAATTACTCCTTGCCCTTGAAAAGGGGAAGCTGCAAGACCACCAGCGCTGCACCCTGGATGAGATGGAAGTGGCTGAAGATGAAGCCATCACCTCGGATGAGGAGGCAGGTATGTGTGACATTTTGAACATGAATTccttttcccgcagtggggcactgcggttatgaaattaaaggcccctcctgtttttggaaccgcaggagctttctagtttgctgttaggtagatttttggttcctctttcctgtcatgctctctttttcttcatgaattcttttcttttttctgccttcttgctcattcacctgtattttttccaaaaatctcttctcttgccgcttgtctcgcgattcatgtatagtttaatctgttagtgttctgatgtaagtccagcagtagataggttaagcctattttaacatactggaaactggtaatcttccagtaggtattaatttagttttactaaagcctgctgggacacaagtaatgggttagtgcatttgtaaacaggaatcgcttgacaagtggcccccttcatcccccccttcctcgtcctgatatggctctgcgtagtcggctggacgttaagcaacaaataaacaaacaaacatgaattcCTTTGCTCTttttgcacaaaatgaacacagctAGACTATCTCTAAATCTAGTATtgtaataaccttttttttgtattcttaaattcatcttcttctccttctgcttcttctgcctcttcttcttcttctaaatTGGGGGGCTGGGATGGCTCATTCGGTACACAGCGTGGACTACATATAGTTCCTCTGACTCTCATAGTCacaggtttgaatcccggtctccctctctctggtaTCGCCTTTGTTGTGGCTAGTGACATTGAACCACCAATACAAttttatttcaatcaatcaatatgaggcttatatcgcgcgtattccgtgggtacagttctaagcgcagggattttttttcttttcaatttttattcaaggcgcagggatttatttatgccgtgtgagatggaatttttttacacaatacatcacgcattcacatcggccagcagatcgcagccatttcggcgcatatcctacttttcacggcctattattccaagtcacacgggtattttggtggacatttttatctatgcctatacaattttgccaggaaagacccttttgtcaatcgtgggatcttttacgtgcacaccccaatgtagtgtacactaagtgtatttgttttaaatctaaATTGAGAACGTTCATACTTCAATGCACACTACAATGTGATATATTGTGCTAACATTAATTTGCATTACACAATAAAGCAAACATTAATACTACGGTACTTACTACATAAACTTTTGTACTTGCGATCTAGGATTTTATCTATTCTATCATATTGTAACTATTATTTACAGAATTTGTTGAAAAGGGTCACAGCCCTATTCCAGAACGATCTGCATCAGGAAGGTTCGCAACAAAAGACTCTTTGGCACCGCCACATAACCAGCCCTCTCCGCCTATGCATCAACCTTGTCCTGCTACAGCTGCACCTGACagtaagtcttcttcttctgtgtacGCATGCTATCAACTACAGTACTGCAAGCACTCCCAGTTTCGGATAAAAACAAATGCGATTGGTCACTTTGGCAGAAATAACAACTGTGAACAGAATGTTGATAGTAAAAGAAAGTAAGGAAGCAGGAAAGATGAGCCGGTgcctacctaacagcaaactagataGCTCCTGGTGttcaaaaacaggaggggccctTAATTTAAGTCCGCAGCGCTCCACTGCAGTAGGTGACAGTAAGGGACAATATGGGCTGAATCCATCCCATCTACATGGTGTTGGAGTGGGGACAGGACATATTTGAATGGCGATGTCGCTGTTCAGTGTCTGAAAGTCTCTTAAGTTTGTAGTTGCAAACAtgacttttctttctctctcccccccctcccccctcctcactCCCACAAAGTAACATAGTAGATTTAATTTCTTATTTGTAGCTGCCATTCCATGTAAAAGTGAATACATTTACTTATTTAGTGTAAACTTGTCACCCTGGCATGAGGTaatatgaccggcacggttggcctagtggtaaggcgtccgccccttgatcgggaggttgtgggttcgaaccccggccgggtcatacctaagactttaaaattggcaatctagtggctgctccgcctggcgtctggcattatttggggttagtgctaggactggttggtccggtgtcagaataatgtgactgggtgagacatgaagcctgtgctgcgacttctgtcttgtgtgtggcgcacgttatatgtcaaagcagcaccgccctgatatggcccttcatggtcggctgggcgttaagcaaacaaacaaacaaaaaatgaggtAATATCACAAGGGTTATTCATGTTTTTGTATTTGTCAGATTCTGCTGATGATGAGGAAGCACCAGAAATCCAAAGGAAGTTTCAACGGTGTGCTGCTGACAGCAGTGCATGCTCAAACAGTTCAGTATATATCTTTCTCCTTAGTCAACCAATTTTCCATGGGGGCGCGACTGGAGATGGATGAAGGTCAGGGGGTTCCTGTGTTCGAGTGGGAACAGCTTGAATTTAACTCACAGAGTTGTTTGTGTCCAACACGCTTGTCGGAGGTGTTTTTTTACGGCGTCAAtgttggggggtgggtgggggttaaGGATGAGGGGTAGAACTGCATTCGTTGATGCATTTTGATTGTCTTACATCTGAAATGTATTTGTACCTTTGAAGAATAGTTCATTCCTGTACACTCATAACACCGAACACACGTTTATTTATTTTGAACATAACATAATTAATacaataaataattaattataATTTTATTATGTCCCCAGGCGAGCCCCCTTCCTCCTAGACATTCTCTCCTGTTGGTGTGGCAATGATGAACACAAGATGCAGTGTATTCACACAGATCACTTCTCCTTCAGCGTCATCTAACGAAAGTAAGCTTTATTGCATATAAATTAATTTAGAAACATGCTGGCGtcacccccccgcgggttagggggagtcccatattggttgggactagaaagaatttacccgatgctacccagcatgtcgtaagaggcgactaacggttctgtttcttctcttcttttgtcttatttctgccttaccagtcctttcacctatatttccttccaagaaaactctccctactattccctgcagttttccaattcttttcttgttgtcttatttctacctgactggatccatcacctttatttcacttaccaaaagtcttcttttccacatccttatttctctgcaccccgcatgtcgtatgaggcgactaacggattctgtttctcctttaacccttgttaagtggttcttgtatagaatatagtcaatgtttgtaaagattttagtcaagcagtatgtaagaaatgtttagtcctttgtactggaaacttgcattctcccagtaaggtcatatattgtactacgttgcaagcccctggagcaattttttgattagtgcttttgtgaacaagaaacacttaacaagtggctccctcccatctccaccctttcccctatctcatctccccctttccctcgtcgcgatataaccttcgtggttgaaaacgacgttaaacaccaaataaagaaagaaagaaatgctgGCGTCATGTACGGACGATTAACTAAGCGCCCATTACCTAGTTGTTGAATGGCCGCATTCCATAGTGGAAACTCTtgtgtttagttatttgacaaCGAAATTGATATTTAAAAGCATATGTCTTttagctgttgttctttttttgctATTTTGCATAATCTATCAAATGATTTGAAATAAAGATAAGCCAGCTGAGAAAATCTatcatctttttttttccccaaggtTCAACTGACAATGAGTACCTACCTGAACAGTGGAGCCATTCCAAACCAAAGAAGCTCAAATCAAAGGCAACGCGCAACAGTGAGTGGAAACATAATCATTGTATTTATAcctcttctttctctttgtgaACTGAGCTTTAAGGAGCTGACTCAATCCACACAAAAGTTATTCCTTTAAAGTAGAACGAAACCAGTAAACTAGATAGTTATTGTGTTTTTGAGTAAGGTAATATCCTTCTCTGAAGCACTTGGAAGGAAAAATAGAGCCTGTTCATAACGTGTTAACTGTTAATCTAACTAGGAGCGTATAGTTATTGTGTTTTTGAGTATGGTAATACCCTTCTCTAAAGCACTTGGAAGGAAACATAGAGTATgttcacagacctgtttaccctcccggaattattacggatttagggtctaaattccggtattacggaaaTCTACCGGAAATTCCGGTCACGAGAACCATTTCCGTGTGTGAAAATTTAAAGTCGAAATTGTAGTACTAGTAGTCACCGGGATTTTGATTTCCCGGAAACCCTTTTAGCTCAAGGCCGACCGGAACAGCCTTGTCTGCGCATGTGCAAAAACAAGGTATTTGTCGGTCAACGCGTGGTTTTTGTGCATTCGGTCCGATCGACATGGGTCGTAAGCGTAAGGCCGATCTCTCTGGGGACaaaatgccaaccaaaaaagctCAAGTTGTACAGGAATATCGGCAAAACTATCAAGTCAAGTGGCAGTGTCTGGCGAAGTCTAAGAAGAGCGAATCACTTGCATTTTGGTGATCGAAttgagatcagtgcaacaacaaagctagtcaGTCATGAGTCACTGCAGTCGTTCGTCCGCGAACCAAGCGAACGTGTCCCGAGGTTAGACGCAGCATTAGTTTATTtacaaaatgcagtacacaaatgaacatggaaacaaacaaattgtgtttggcaaaacatgagcctgcttcgcatcgagtttatttgaccAGTATGTCTGTGCTTCGACATTATCTCTTGCTACGGTCAGTGACTTGTGCTGTTGCCGGAATTTGAAAGTCTTTTTGAGTCTAAAAGTGATCTCCATTAATCTTTCtccaatatagcaaagatcacagttctttgaattgaAAAACTTTAAAGAAAatctttaaataaaatgaaCGAGCCggtccacaaaaaaaaaaggtagcttctggagagtgtttttatgactggttttaatgcaggatgtaaacaggtctgtgttcATAACGAGTTAACTGTTAATCTAACTAGGAGCGGCATTTTGTCAAAGAGCAGTTCAAATCCGTACGTGCTTTAACATATCAAAATGGCCTTCTGCtgtcgctcagttttcttgatTCAAAACTAAGCAGTAAATTGTATAATTAtttaaaaatgaataaataagtgGATCAGTTAACAAGTGCAATGGCTAACTGACCTGCCACTTCTCATGCCCATTCGTGGCTTCTGTCCCATGCTTTGAAAATGAATGTGTACAGGGTCTGTAATTCCGGTTTTAATTTAGATTTGAAATCTTTTGTAATTGATGGATTACGCCCACATACACTTCCGTGTATTAGAGGCGGGGACGGGAGTCCCAGGAATTGGAAAAAAGAGGAGGTACTATATCTAACTTACATTGAACAACCAAAATGTAAGCAGCACTAAGATTGACAGTGAAAATGTGACAGTTTTAGTGTACTAGCTTTAGTGCCACGAAGAAGAATCAGAACAAATGTTGACTCGGGAAAATAAATGTCCATGCCCAATCAAGATTCGAAATAGAGACACTGAGATCACGAGTTGTCGGCCTAGACCACCAGACTACCCGGCGCTCATATTGAGTTGGCATGATTGTTCCTTATAAAGTTTTAATCCGATAACATATTTAACCTTTGTATCTCCGGTAATAGGTCTTGTGATATCTGTGTCCACAAAGGTTCAAGCCAGCCATGTCGACTGTGGTTGGAGGAGGAGGTGAAGGCAGTGGAGGCTCATTTGTTAAAATATATCGCCACGCAAGTGCTGCCAAGAAAAGAGGATATCCAGAAGTGCCTTCAGGCTGAAGAGACTCTGATAATTCGTACCTGGCTACACGTCAAGAACTATACATGTACGAAACAGGATTACTGCTTTGCAAAGAAATCAGCGAAACTAAATAATGTTCAGCTTTTCAGCTACTGATCATCTTTCCAATGTTGTTGCTGATCACTACCACTAAGTGGATATATATCTAGTGCAGGTTTGTGTCTTGAGCTGTACTGGACAATGATTTACACATTtatctttatttgtttttattaattttgacTATGAGCACACTGGTGGTTGTGTTTTATGTTAAATGATTTATTTAGTATGTGTTTATGCAAATCATTTTTGGCATTTTGAATAAGCTAGATGTGACCTTTCTTAGCACTGATCCAAAGGTCAGTTTAATATGCGGTCAAAACAATGATGGTGGAGGCAGTTGgctatttttaattcatttgcATAGCAAAAACGAGGCTATATATGTATTGACAACTGACCACCTATTGAACACTCAAAACTTTTCAAATAATGGAAGCTTTCATGATAAAAACTTGTCTTGGTTATGAAACCTATGAACACTTATAAAATGCATGTGATTacatcagcaaaacaaaacaaaatataagcAAGTGAGTCATATTCTTTGTGGCTTTGCCCTTGTTTAactgtattatcattatttattaACATGAACACAGACTACCATAAGGtccgctaccccccccccccccccccccctgcgggttagggggaagaatttacccgatgctccccagcatgtcgtaagaggcaactaacggattctgtttctccttttacccttgttaagtgtttcttgtatagaatatagtcaatgtttgtaaagattttagtcaagcagtatgtaagaaatgttaagtcctttgtactagaaacttgcattctcccagtaaggtcatatattgtactacgttgctagcccctggagcaatttttttattagtgcttttgtcttcttcttcttgtcgttcgccaatgttaaacttggagtccagctctggtagtgcttttgtgaacaagaaacaattaacaagtggctctatcccatcatccccccccccccctttccccgtcgcgatataacgttgaacggttgaaaacg includes these proteins:
- the LOC138956284 gene encoding uncharacterized protein isoform X1, which encodes MSLVEPGGRGQRFKTREYFPHFSYGQRMVQAALAKSLPAIPLPDDTSNHPVDCSFEPQALVTEDSISSHHSVDSQMSEGHIRGSDTLRKFVTSAQLAEPQFITSTSLRKQVATLSQIVSLKDNELDALAQFMGHREYYRLPSDMMQLAKVSKLLLALEKGKLQDHQRCTLDEMEVAEDEAITSDEEAEFVEKGHSPIPERSASGRFATKDSLAPPHNQPSPPMHQPCPATAAPDNSADDEEAPEIQRKFQRCAADSSACSNSSVYIFLLSQPIFHGGATGDG
- the LOC138956284 gene encoding uncharacterized protein isoform X2 is translated as MSLVEPGGRGQRFKTREYFPHFSYGQRMVQAALAKSLPAIPLPDDTSNHPVDCSFEPQALVTEDSISSHHSVDSQMSEGHIRGSDTLRKFVTSAQLAEPQFITSTSLRKQVATLSQIVSLKDNELDALAQFMGHREYYRLPSDMMQLAKVSKLLLALEKGKLQDHQRCTLDEMEVAEDEAITSDEEAEFVEKGHSPIPERSASGRFATKDSLAPPHNQPSPPMHQPCPATAAPDNSADDEEAPEIQRKFQRCAADSSACSNSEPPSS
- the LOC138956284 gene encoding uncharacterized protein isoform X3; this translates as MSLVEPGGRGQRFKTREYFPHFSYGQRMVQAALAKSLPAIPLPDDTSNHPVDCSFEPQALVTEDSISSHHSVDSQMSEGHIRGSDTLRKFVTSAQLAEPQFITSTSLRKQVATLSQIVSLKDNELDALAQFMGHREYYRLPSDMMQLAKVSKLLLALEKGKLQDHQRCTLDEMEVAEDEAITSDEEAEFVEKGHSPIPERSASGRFATKDSLAPPHNQPSPPMHQPCPATAAPDSEPPSS